In Temnothorax longispinosus isolate EJ_2023e chromosome 10, Tlon_JGU_v1, whole genome shotgun sequence, a single window of DNA contains:
- the LOC139821100 gene encoding uncharacterized protein: MEEVAKNIDKPAIQSMEEQNKAVPQEIMQEIGNNANVDVETVLMQLRNTEKRNQELLNKNKNLLEEKEFLEEKNQGLSIQVTQLQTEVEKMAKNRHKEAETIAIDALRKVFTPGQIKMLMSSTRSHIKWSAEDITSAILLRSLSPKAYSIIFK, encoded by the exons ATGGAAGaagttgcaaaaaatatagataaaccAGCTATACAAAGTATGGAAGAGCAAAATAAAGCGGTGCCACAAGAgat aATGCAAGAGATTGGCAATAATGCAAATGTTGATGTTGAAACGGTATTGATGCAATTAAGAAATACGGAGAAACGGAACCAAGAACTcctaaacaaaaataaaaatcttttagaagaaaaagaattcttagaagaaaaaaatcaaggtTTAAGTATACAAGTTACACAGTTGCAAACAGAAGTTGAAAAAATGGCAAAGAATAGGCATAAAGAGGCGGAAACAATAGCCATTGATGCTCTGCGTAAGGTATTTACACCTGGCcagattaaaatgttaatgtcATCGACAAGGAGTCATATCAAATGGTCAGCTGAAGATATTACATCAGCCATTTTGTTAAGATCATTAAGTCCAAAAGCTTACAG TATTATATTCAAGTAA
- the Sf3b6 gene encoding splicing factor 3B subunit 6, with protein MTMAMLQRRANVRLPPEVNRVLYIRNLPYKITAEEMYDIFGKYGAIRQIRVGNTAETRGTAFVVYEDIFDAKNACDHLSGFNVCNRYLVVLYYQSNKAFKRIDVDKKMEDLDKLKTKYNLNDEKK; from the exons ATGACTATGGCAATGTTGCAACGTCGCGCTAAT gtaAGGCTGCCACCTGAAGTAAACAGAGTATTGTATATTAGGAATTTACCTTATAAAATTACAGCTGAAGAAATGTATGATATATTTGGCAAGTACGGAGCTATCAGACAAATTAGAGT AGGTAACACGGCGGAAACTAGAGGCACAGCATTTGTCGTGTACGAAGATATATTTGATGCAAAGAATGCCTGTGACCACTTGAGCGGTTTTAATGTATGCAATCGTTATTTGGTGGTTCTATATTATCAGAGCAACAAAGCATTTAAGCGAATTGATGTTGACAAAAAGATGGAAGATTTAgataaattgaaaacaaaatataatctaaatgatgaaaaaaaataa